The following proteins come from a genomic window of Sphaerisporangium rubeum:
- the lysS gene encoding lysine--tRNA ligase: MSAEADWVSRFADEVIAEAERRAPGKTIVCASGLSPSGPVHLGNLREVMTPHLVADEIRRRGHDVVHIVSWDDYDRFRKVPAGVDSSWSEHIGKPLTSVPAPPGSEYPNWAEHFKAPMIAAMREMGIEVRGISQTEQYTSGVYREQILLAMRERARIDEILARYRTKDKPAPEKLAKPAKQGPMDEADAAAAAEAAEGSGAASEDDGTAAAGYFPYKPYCSVCERDLTTVTGYDDATTALSYTCPCGHSETVLLSEHNRGKLVWKVDWPMRWAYEGVVFEPSGVDHHSSGSSWVVGGQIVREIFGGEQPIGPMYAFVGISGMAKMSSSKGAVPTAADALQIMEAPLLRWLYARRRPNQSFKVAFDQEIQRMYDEWDTLGRKVAEGVAQPADVAAHTRASSTAAGPLPVTPRPLPYRTLASIVDVTTGDPAQTLRILRELDPADPITSLDEARPRLDRAAHWITTQVPAEQRTRVRDEPHAELLASLGERDRESLRLLLDGLDDHWSLEGLTTLVYGVPKVQAGLSPDAKPTPELKVAQREFFALLYTLLVGRDTGPRLPTLLLAAGASRVRGLLGG; the protein is encoded by the coding sequence ATGAGTGCTGAGGCCGACTGGGTCTCACGATTCGCGGACGAGGTCATCGCCGAGGCGGAGCGTCGCGCGCCTGGCAAAACGATCGTCTGCGCGTCGGGGCTCAGCCCGTCGGGTCCCGTGCATCTCGGCAACCTCCGCGAGGTCATGACGCCGCACCTGGTGGCCGACGAGATCAGGCGCCGGGGTCACGACGTCGTCCACATCGTGTCGTGGGACGACTACGACCGGTTCCGCAAGGTCCCCGCCGGCGTCGACTCCTCGTGGTCGGAGCACATCGGCAAGCCGCTGACGTCGGTGCCGGCCCCGCCGGGGAGCGAGTACCCCAACTGGGCCGAGCACTTCAAGGCGCCGATGATCGCCGCGATGCGTGAGATGGGCATCGAGGTGCGCGGCATCAGCCAGACCGAGCAGTACACCTCAGGCGTCTACCGCGAGCAGATCCTGCTGGCCATGCGCGAGCGGGCCCGCATCGACGAGATCCTTGCGCGCTACCGCACCAAGGACAAGCCGGCCCCTGAGAAGCTCGCCAAGCCCGCCAAGCAGGGCCCGATGGACGAGGCGGACGCCGCGGCGGCGGCCGAGGCCGCCGAGGGCTCGGGGGCCGCGAGCGAGGACGACGGCACCGCCGCGGCGGGGTACTTCCCGTACAAGCCGTACTGCTCGGTCTGCGAGCGCGACCTGACCACGGTCACCGGGTACGACGACGCGACCACCGCGCTGTCCTACACCTGTCCCTGCGGTCATTCGGAGACCGTGCTGCTGTCGGAGCACAATCGCGGCAAGCTGGTGTGGAAGGTCGACTGGCCGATGCGCTGGGCCTACGAGGGTGTGGTGTTCGAGCCGTCCGGCGTCGACCACCACTCGTCGGGGTCCTCCTGGGTGGTCGGCGGCCAGATCGTGCGCGAGATCTTCGGCGGCGAGCAGCCGATCGGCCCCATGTACGCGTTCGTCGGCATCAGCGGCATGGCCAAGATGAGCAGTTCCAAGGGGGCCGTGCCGACCGCCGCCGACGCGCTGCAGATCATGGAGGCGCCGCTGCTGCGCTGGCTGTACGCGCGCCGCAGGCCCAACCAGTCGTTCAAGGTCGCCTTCGACCAGGAGATCCAGCGCATGTACGACGAGTGGGACACCCTCGGCCGCAAGGTCGCCGAGGGTGTGGCCCAGCCGGCGGACGTCGCGGCGCACACCCGTGCGTCCTCCACCGCCGCCGGCCCGCTGCCGGTCACCCCGCGTCCCCTGCCGTACCGCACGCTGGCCTCCATCGTGGACGTCACCACCGGCGACCCGGCGCAGACCCTGCGCATCCTGCGCGAGCTCGACCCGGCCGACCCGATCACGTCCCTCGACGAGGCCCGGCCCCGGCTGGACCGCGCGGCGCACTGGATCACCACCCAGGTCCCGGCCGAGCAGCGCACCCGCGTGCGCGACGAGCCGCACGCCGAGCTGCTCGCCTCGCTCGGCGAGCGCGACCGCGAGTCGCTGCGCCTGCTGCTCGACGGCCTGGACGACCACTGGTCCCTTGAGGGCCTGACCACGCTGGTGTACGGCGTGCCGAAGGTCCAGGCGGGCCTCAGCCCCGACGCCAAGCCGACCCCCGAGCTCAAGGTGGCGCAGCGTGAGTTCTTCGCACTGCTGTACACCCTGCTCGTCGGCCGCGACACCGGCCCCCGCCTTCCCACGCTGCTCCTCGCGGCCGGCGCGTCCCGCGTCCGCGGGCTTCTCGGGGGCTGA
- a CDS encoding Fur family transcriptional regulator has product MTTPSPQSSPARGTRVRGTRQAEALVSVLGNLTGFHSAQDIHAELRRRGERVGLTTVYRHLQVLSQGDTVDAIRDENGETLYRRCNTGGHHHHVTCRACGRSVEVEGTAVERWAERVAAEAGFVDVDHTVEIFGRCPDCA; this is encoded by the coding sequence ATGACCACGCCATCACCTCAGTCATCCCCCGCTCGGGGCACACGGGTGCGCGGCACCCGGCAGGCCGAGGCGCTCGTGTCCGTCCTCGGCAACCTCACCGGTTTCCACAGCGCGCAGGACATCCACGCCGAGCTGCGCCGCAGGGGCGAGCGTGTCGGCCTCACCACGGTGTACCGCCACCTGCAGGTCCTCAGCCAGGGGGACACGGTGGACGCGATACGCGACGAGAACGGCGAGACGCTGTACCGCCGCTGCAACACCGGCGGCCACCACCACCACGTCACGTGCCGCGCCTGTGGCCGCAGCGTCGAGGTCGAGGGCACCGCCGTGGAGCGCTGGGCCGAGCGGGTCGCGGCCGAGGCGGGGTTCGTGGACGTCGACCACACCGTCGAGATCTTCGGCCGCTGTCCCGACTGCGCCTAG
- the asnB gene encoding asparagine synthase (glutamine-hydrolyzing), giving the protein MCRRGDVGPSKMCGICGWVDFSGDLQESRDVLAAMTATMACRGPDDEGMWISPHGAVGHRRLAIIDIEGGRQPMTAEEDGATTAVLTYSGEVYNYRELREELAARGHAFRTRSDTEVVLRAYLEWGSDLGSRLNGMYAFGIWDTVSEELLLVRDRMGIKPLYYYPTPCGVLFGSEPKAILANPAAEAVVDAEGLRELMGFVKTPECAVYRGMYEVRPGGVVRVGRDGIARDRYWRLEAREHPDDLDTTVRTVRELLDDIVRRQLISDVPLCSLLSGGLDSSSVTALAAHALREEGNGGALRSFSVDFAGYTEHFSPDDMRDTPDAPFVHDLAAYLAPLGVEHHDIVLDSADLMSPAVRAAVLRARDLPIGIGDLDTSLYLLFQAIRRQSTVALSGESADEVFGGYRWFHDPESVGADTFPWLAGAAAPRFTALEEVLRDDVRAELDLPAYRARCYRQALDEVPRIPGETGLEARMREISHLHLTRFVQVLLDRKDRMSMAGGLEVRVPFCDHRLVEYVFNAPWAMKTFDGREKSLLRAAARDVLPAAILDRRKSPYPAIQDPGYEKALREEAAGLVDRGHVPGGVIDLAKVRALLNRPQDPSVTDDVRPALEGFLQFAMWAGRDGVRVAV; this is encoded by the coding sequence ATGTGCCGCCGGGGAGACGTGGGGCCTTCGAAGATGTGCGGAATCTGTGGCTGGGTGGATTTCTCCGGAGATCTACAGGAATCGCGGGACGTGCTGGCGGCGATGACCGCCACCATGGCCTGCCGGGGACCCGACGACGAGGGGATGTGGATCTCCCCGCACGGCGCGGTGGGACACCGGCGACTGGCGATCATCGACATCGAAGGCGGCCGCCAGCCGATGACCGCCGAGGAGGACGGCGCCACGACCGCCGTGCTCACCTACAGCGGCGAGGTCTACAACTACCGTGAGCTGCGCGAGGAACTCGCCGCTCGCGGTCACGCGTTCCGCACGCGCAGCGACACCGAGGTGGTGCTGCGCGCCTACCTCGAATGGGGCTCCGACCTCGGGTCCCGGCTCAACGGCATGTACGCCTTCGGCATCTGGGACACCGTGAGCGAGGAACTGCTGCTGGTGCGCGACCGCATGGGGATCAAGCCCCTCTACTACTACCCGACCCCCTGCGGCGTGCTGTTCGGCTCCGAGCCCAAGGCCATCCTCGCCAACCCGGCCGCCGAGGCCGTCGTGGACGCCGAGGGGCTGCGCGAGCTCATGGGGTTCGTCAAGACGCCGGAGTGCGCGGTCTACCGCGGCATGTACGAGGTGCGGCCCGGCGGTGTGGTGCGCGTCGGCAGGGACGGGATCGCGCGGGACCGGTACTGGCGGCTGGAGGCGCGTGAGCATCCCGACGACCTGGACACCACCGTACGCACCGTGCGTGAGCTGCTGGACGACATCGTGCGGCGCCAGCTCATCTCCGACGTGCCGCTGTGCTCCCTGCTGTCCGGCGGCCTGGACTCCAGCTCCGTGACCGCGCTCGCGGCGCACGCGCTGCGCGAGGAGGGGAACGGCGGCGCGCTGCGGTCGTTCTCGGTGGACTTCGCCGGGTACACCGAGCACTTCAGCCCCGACGACATGCGTGACACCCCCGACGCGCCGTTCGTGCACGACCTGGCCGCCTACCTCGCGCCGCTCGGCGTCGAGCACCACGACATCGTGCTCGACTCGGCCGACCTGATGAGCCCCGCGGTGCGGGCGGCGGTGCTGCGGGCCAGGGACCTGCCGATCGGCATCGGCGACCTGGACACCTCGCTCTACCTGCTGTTCCAGGCGATACGGCGCCAGTCGACGGTCGCGCTGTCCGGCGAGTCGGCCGACGAGGTGTTCGGCGGGTACCGCTGGTTCCACGACCCTGAGTCCGTCGGCGCGGACACCTTCCCGTGGCTGGCGGGGGCCGCGGCGCCGCGCTTCACCGCGCTCGAGGAGGTGCTGCGCGACGACGTACGCGCCGAGCTGGACCTGCCGGCGTACCGGGCCCGCTGCTACCGGCAGGCCCTCGACGAGGTGCCGCGCATCCCCGGCGAGACCGGCCTCGAGGCGCGGATGCGGGAGATCAGCCACCTGCATCTGACCCGGTTCGTGCAGGTCCTGCTGGATCGCAAGGACCGGATGAGCATGGCCGGCGGCCTGGAGGTCCGCGTGCCGTTCTGCGATCACCGCCTGGTCGAGTACGTCTTCAACGCACCCTGGGCCATGAAGACCTTCGACGGCAGGGAGAAGAGCCTGCTGCGGGCCGCCGCGCGCGACGTGCTCCCCGCCGCGATCCTCGACCGCCGCAAGAGCCCCTACCCGGCCATCCAGGACCCCGGCTACGAGAAGGCCCTGCGCGAGGAAGCCGCCGGCCTGGTGGACCGGGGCCATGTCCCCGGCGGGGTGATCGACCTCGCCAAGGTGCGCGCGCTGCTCAACCGTCCGCAGGACCCCTCGGTCACCGACGACGTGCGGCCCGCGCTGGAGGGGTTCCTCCAGTTCGCCATGTGGGCCGGCCGCGACGGGGTCCGGGTCGCCGTCTGA
- a CDS encoding uridine kinase produces MNVRPVSPSALVDLLADRIAGAGGGSWVRAAIDGAPATGPDELADALVGPLRLRGREVLRVSAADFLRPASLRFEHGRTDPDAYFSDHLDHGGLLREVLGPLDPGGTGKVLPSLWDAAADRATRAPYVTLPPGAVLLLSGTLLLGHWLPFEVTAHLWMSPGALARRTPAGERWTLPAFARYEEEVAPADTADLVVRMDDPRHPALVVRP; encoded by the coding sequence GTGAACGTTCGCCCGGTCTCCCCCTCTGCCCTGGTGGACCTCCTCGCCGACCGCATCGCCGGTGCCGGCGGCGGTTCGTGGGTGCGGGCCGCGATCGACGGCGCACCCGCCACCGGGCCGGACGAGCTGGCCGACGCGCTGGTGGGGCCGCTGCGGCTGCGGGGCCGTGAGGTGCTCAGGGTCTCGGCCGCCGACTTCCTGCGTCCGGCCTCACTGCGGTTCGAGCACGGCCGCACCGACCCCGACGCCTACTTCTCCGACCATCTGGACCACGGCGGCCTGCTCCGTGAGGTGCTCGGCCCGCTCGACCCCGGCGGCACGGGGAAGGTCCTGCCGTCGCTGTGGGACGCCGCCGCCGACCGCGCCACCCGTGCGCCGTACGTCACGCTGCCTCCCGGCGCGGTGCTGCTGCTGTCCGGCACGCTGCTGCTCGGCCACTGGCTGCCGTTCGAGGTGACGGCCCACCTGTGGATGTCGCCGGGGGCCCTGGCCCGCCGCACCCCGGCCGGCGAGCGGTGGACGCTGCCGGCCTTCGCGCGGTACGAAGAGGAGGTCGCGCCGGCGGACACGGCCGATCTGGTGGTCCGGATGGACGATCCACGGCACCCGGCCCTGGTCGTCCGTCCCTGA
- a CDS encoding lytic polysaccharide monooxygenase auxiliary activity family 9 protein produces MRQRRKFSLTGGAALIAAMLMVVLLPSSASAHGAMMIPGSRTYLCWLDSVGSNGAANPTNPACQAAVAQSGTNSIYNWFAVLRSDGAGRMSGFIPDGKLCSGGAVVYDFSGYDLARNDWPVTHLTSGANIQFRYNKWAAHPGTFRTYITKDSWSPTRSLAWSDLESTPFYAATDPPSVGNVGTVDGYYYWNARLPSGKSGRHIIYSVWQRSDSNETFYNCSDVVFDGGNGEVTGIRGTGPNPTPTVTPTVTPTATPTATPTATPTVTPTSGPGGCSATYKTISSWGNGYQGEVTVRNTGNSSISGWTARWNLNSGTTINSLWNGNYTLSGTAITVKNAPHNGSLGAGATTTFGYVAQGTAGTPTLTCTSP; encoded by the coding sequence ATGAGACAGAGACGGAAGTTCTCACTCACCGGCGGGGCCGCCCTGATCGCGGCCATGCTGATGGTCGTACTCCTGCCGAGTTCGGCGTCGGCCCACGGCGCGATGATGATCCCGGGCAGCCGCACCTACCTGTGCTGGCTGGACAGCGTCGGCTCCAACGGCGCGGCCAACCCCACCAACCCCGCCTGTCAGGCCGCCGTGGCCCAGAGCGGCACCAACTCGATCTACAACTGGTTCGCCGTGCTGCGTTCCGACGGCGCCGGCCGCATGAGCGGCTTCATCCCCGACGGCAAGCTGTGCAGCGGCGGCGCGGTCGTGTACGACTTCAGCGGTTACGACCTGGCCCGCAACGACTGGCCGGTGACCCACCTGACCTCCGGGGCCAACATCCAGTTCCGGTACAACAAGTGGGCCGCGCACCCCGGCACGTTCCGCACCTACATCACCAAGGACTCCTGGAGCCCGACCCGCTCGCTGGCCTGGAGCGACCTCGAGTCCACGCCGTTCTACGCCGCGACCGACCCGCCGAGCGTCGGCAACGTCGGCACCGTGGACGGCTACTACTACTGGAACGCGCGTCTGCCGAGCGGTAAGAGCGGCCGTCACATCATCTACTCGGTGTGGCAGCGCTCCGACAGCAACGAGACCTTCTACAACTGCTCCGACGTCGTCTTCGACGGCGGCAACGGCGAGGTCACCGGCATCCGCGGCACCGGCCCCAACCCGACGCCGACCGTGACCCCGACCGTCACCCCCACGGCCACCCCGACCGCGACGCCGACCGCGACGCCGACCGTCACCCCGACCAGCGGCCCCGGCGGCTGCTCGGCCACCTACAAGACCATCAGCTCGTGGGGTAACGGCTACCAGGGTGAGGTCACCGTCCGCAACACCGGCAACAGCTCCATCAGCGGCTGGACCGCGCGCTGGAACCTCAACTCCGGCACGACGATCAACAGCCTCTGGAACGGCAACTACACCCTGAGCGGCACCGCCATCACGGTGAAGAACGCTCCGCACAACGGCAGCCTCGGCGCCGGCGCCACCACGACCTTCGGGTACGTGGCGCAGGGCACCGCCGGCACGCCGACCCTCACCTGCACCAGCCCCTGA